One genomic region from Halorussus rarus encodes:
- a CDS encoding carbon starvation CstA family protein, which produces MVQVMWMAVAALVTFTAGYLGYSRYLARFVELDEQSETPAHKYNDGQEYVPSKKPVLLGHHYSSIAGGAPIAGPITAAAAFGWLPAVIWVAIGNPLFGAVHDFMSLSSSVRHEGRSIGYIIGEYVGESGKNMLLWFAYLTIILVIAAFAYLIGLVFDAFPWTATASIVYIALAVVFGVYLYQLDLPFLPGAVAFVAMVFGGVWVGLQYPMALFARPDLPADTIILFGDGGGWLPLASAANPNMAGWVLVTVLYAFAASVLPVWVLLQPRDFLTSSLLYTGVGGMILAAIVGTLAGFTGVTVSVPSAGIDGVQVSSLTTQIPAFTGFVHSDLGPLFPFLFVTIACGTISGFHSLVSSGTTAKQLNKETDARLIGYGGMLGEGLLAITAIIAVSIIAGGTDSLSSALVTFPAGGGALLSVFGLGITAAATFIGLVFVSFLLTSTDTAMRLGRYMMEEIVGTPESSTQETMTNRYVNAGVLSLAGYLLVASGTWSNIWPLFGGANQSLAALALLVATIWLANWDDNKQLVSTGVPLVFMLGVTVIALLWIGILRNPQDLLAGNYDGTFAAVSLVLQSVIALVLVGLIVQLVRLGVGNIREARQGLDRDAVTGGPSDD; this is translated from the coding sequence ATGGTACAAGTAATGTGGATGGCGGTCGCGGCATTGGTAACGTTCACGGCGGGGTATCTCGGCTACTCGAGGTATCTGGCTCGGTTCGTCGAGCTCGACGAGCAGAGTGAGACCCCGGCGCACAAGTACAACGACGGGCAGGAGTACGTCCCGTCGAAGAAGCCGGTACTGCTGGGGCATCACTACTCCAGCATCGCGGGCGGGGCGCCCATCGCGGGGCCGATCACGGCGGCCGCGGCGTTCGGCTGGCTGCCGGCGGTCATCTGGGTCGCCATCGGGAATCCCCTGTTCGGGGCGGTCCACGACTTCATGTCGCTGTCCTCGAGCGTCCGCCACGAGGGGCGGTCGATCGGGTACATCATCGGCGAGTACGTCGGCGAGAGCGGCAAGAACATGCTGCTGTGGTTCGCGTACCTCACGATCATCCTCGTGATCGCGGCGTTCGCGTACCTCATCGGGCTGGTGTTCGACGCGTTCCCCTGGACGGCCACCGCGTCGATCGTCTACATCGCGCTGGCGGTCGTGTTCGGGGTGTACCTCTACCAGCTCGACCTGCCGTTCCTGCCCGGCGCGGTGGCGTTCGTCGCGATGGTGTTCGGCGGCGTGTGGGTCGGGCTCCAGTACCCCATGGCGCTGTTCGCGCGACCCGACCTCCCCGCCGACACCATCATCCTGTTCGGTGACGGCGGCGGCTGGCTCCCCCTGGCGAGCGCCGCGAATCCGAACATGGCCGGCTGGGTACTCGTGACGGTGCTGTACGCGTTCGCCGCGAGCGTCCTGCCGGTGTGGGTGCTGCTGCAGCCGCGCGACTTCCTGACGTCGAGCCTGCTGTACACCGGCGTCGGCGGCATGATCCTCGCGGCCATCGTCGGCACGCTCGCCGGCTTCACCGGCGTCACCGTCAGCGTGCCCTCCGCGGGCATCGACGGCGTCCAGGTGTCGTCGCTGACCACCCAGATTCCGGCGTTCACCGGGTTCGTCCACTCGGACCTCGGACCGCTGTTCCCGTTCCTGTTCGTGACCATCGCGTGCGGGACCATCAGCGGCTTCCACTCGCTGGTCTCCTCGGGGACCACGGCCAAGCAGCTGAACAAGGAGACCGACGCCCGGCTCATCGGGTACGGCGGGATGCTCGGCGAGGGGCTGCTCGCCATCACGGCCATCATCGCGGTCTCCATCATCGCGGGCGGTACCGACTCGCTGAGCTCCGCGCTGGTGACGTTCCCGGCGGGCGGGGGCGCGCTCCTGTCGGTGTTCGGCCTCGGCATCACCGCGGCCGCGACGTTCATCGGGCTGGTGTTCGTGAGCTTCCTGCTGACGAGCACCGACACCGCGATGCGGCTCGGTCGGTACATGATGGAGGAGATCGTCGGGACGCCCGAGAGCTCGACCCAGGAGACGATGACCAACCGGTACGTGAACGCCGGCGTGCTCTCGCTGGCCGGCTACCTGCTGGTCGCGAGCGGCACGTGGTCGAACATCTGGCCGCTGTTCGGCGGCGCGAACCAGTCGCTCGCCGCGCTCGCGCTGCTGGTGGCCACCATCTGGCTCGCCAACTGGGACGACAACAAGCAGCTCGTGAGCACCGGCGTCCCGCTGGTGTTCATGCTCGGCGTGACGGTGATCGCGCTGCTCTGGATCGGCATCCTGCGCAACCCCCAGGACCTGCTCGCGGGTAACTACGACGGCACCTTCGCGGCCGTGTCGCTCGTGCTCCAGAGCGTCATCGCGCTGGTGCTTGTCGGACTCATCGTCCAGCTCGTGCGGCTCGGCGTCGGGAACATCCGCGAGGCCAGACAGGGCCTCGACCGCGACGCCGTCACGGGAGGGCCGTCCGACGACTAG
- a CDS encoding ArsA family ATPase, giving the protein MEKFVFFGGKGGVGKTTVSSAYALTSARAGLRTLLVSTDPAHSTSDVFDQSFDDEPRQVTDRENLHVMEIDPEEEVDDHMHEIRRRMGEQVSAGIVNEIDRQLELAHQTPGAYEAALFDRFIEVMRDSEEYDRVVFDTSPTGGTLRLLSLPEFLGDWIDRLVQKRTKSIDLFEKAAIGERKARRKLENDPIVAHLRQRKEKFEFARETLRNDAAFFLVMNPDELSIRETDRAVESLREYGLDVDGLVVNRLTPEPDDDDRGRGGRYLRERVATERERVDQIHEAFDRPVVAVIESRVEEVKGDLLDDVASELDVEVEREPPRA; this is encoded by the coding sequence ATGGAGAAGTTCGTCTTCTTCGGCGGCAAGGGCGGCGTCGGCAAGACGACCGTCTCGTCCGCCTACGCGCTGACGAGCGCGCGGGCGGGGCTCCGGACCCTCCTCGTCTCGACCGACCCGGCCCACAGCACCTCCGACGTGTTCGACCAGTCGTTCGACGACGAGCCCCGGCAGGTGACCGACCGGGAGAACCTCCACGTGATGGAGATCGACCCCGAGGAGGAGGTCGACGACCACATGCACGAGATCCGGCGGCGGATGGGCGAGCAGGTGAGCGCCGGCATCGTGAACGAGATCGACCGCCAGCTGGAGCTCGCCCACCAGACGCCCGGCGCGTACGAGGCCGCGCTGTTCGACCGGTTCATCGAGGTGATGCGCGACAGCGAGGAGTACGACCGCGTGGTCTTCGACACGTCGCCGACCGGCGGGACGCTCCGGCTGCTGTCGCTGCCCGAGTTCCTCGGCGACTGGATCGACCGCCTCGTCCAGAAGCGGACCAAGAGCATCGACCTGTTCGAGAAGGCCGCCATCGGCGAGCGGAAGGCCCGGCGGAAGCTGGAGAACGACCCCATCGTCGCGCACCTCCGCCAGCGCAAGGAGAAGTTCGAGTTCGCCCGGGAGACGCTCAGGAACGACGCCGCGTTCTTCCTCGTGATGAACCCCGACGAGCTCTCGATCCGGGAGACCGACCGCGCCGTCGAGAGCCTGCGGGAGTACGGGCTCGACGTCGACGGCCTCGTCGTCAACAGGCTGACGCCGGAACCCGACGACGACGACCGGGGCCGGGGCGGCCGGTACCTCCGCGAGCGCGTCGCCACCGAGCGCGAGCGCGTCGACCAGATCCACGAGGCGTTCGACCGGCCGGTCGTCGCCGTCATCGAGAGCCGGGTCGAGGAGGTGAAGGGCGACCTGCTGGACGACGTGGCGTCCGAACTCGACGTGGAGGTCGAGCGCGAACCGCCGCGAGCGTGA
- a CDS encoding cupin domain-containing protein, with protein sequence MGYHVIDPEAVEPTPDRPCVQRAVGDEAGLENAAVNLYEVEPGEQIPLAYHYHDDQEEVFYVESGELRVETPEGEQVVPAGHLFVVEPDSPQRAFVPEDADEPVRTLVVGAPSVDDVHAYDPDA encoded by the coding sequence ATGGGATACCACGTCATCGACCCGGAGGCGGTCGAACCGACCCCCGACCGGCCCTGCGTCCAGCGGGCGGTCGGCGACGAGGCGGGCCTGGAGAACGCCGCGGTCAACCTCTACGAGGTCGAGCCGGGCGAGCAGATCCCGCTGGCGTACCACTACCACGACGACCAGGAGGAGGTCTTCTACGTCGAGTCGGGCGAACTCCGCGTCGAGACCCCCGAGGGCGAGCAGGTCGTCCCCGCGGGACACCTCTTCGTCGTCGAGCCCGACAGCCCCCAGCGCGCGTTCGTCCCCGAGGACGCAGACGAGCCGGTCCGGACGCTCGTCGTCGGCGCGCCCTCGGTCGACGACGTCCACGCCTACGACCCCGACGCATGA
- a CDS encoding universal stress protein, with the protein MGTQESDEYRIAVAVGNPDHAEQLVRTAVDVARDRGGEVFVVGVVVTPRESPFALFTDDVITREFGGERRALLDRAVEVASGTGVPVAGKLYVASSVAKGVLAAVDERGCDALLVGWQAQRREEAVLGANVDRVVRRADCDVLVEKIGALAGTVEAVLLPVAESPHADLAASVARAIAAANDARVDLLRVVESAGEEPAARDLLAAAADSFAGVEVETEIREGDVAEEIVAASRSRDVTVIGATRTGALRRRVVGSTPQAVGRRAEGTVIMARKGGGSLVSRLLRL; encoded by the coding sequence ATGGGGACCCAGGAGAGCGACGAGTACCGGATAGCCGTCGCGGTCGGTAACCCCGACCACGCCGAGCAACTGGTCCGGACCGCGGTCGACGTGGCCCGCGACCGGGGCGGCGAGGTGTTCGTGGTCGGCGTCGTCGTCACGCCCAGAGAGTCGCCGTTCGCGCTGTTCACCGACGACGTCATCACGCGCGAGTTCGGCGGCGAGCGCCGGGCCCTGCTCGACCGGGCGGTGGAGGTCGCCTCCGGCACCGGCGTCCCGGTCGCCGGCAAGCTCTACGTCGCCTCGTCGGTGGCGAAGGGAGTCCTCGCGGCGGTCGACGAGCGGGGCTGCGACGCGCTGCTGGTCGGCTGGCAGGCCCAACGCCGGGAGGAGGCCGTCCTCGGGGCCAACGTCGACCGCGTGGTCCGCCGGGCGGACTGCGACGTGCTGGTCGAGAAGATCGGCGCGCTGGCAGGCACCGTCGAGGCGGTGCTGCTGCCGGTCGCCGAGAGCCCCCACGCCGACCTCGCGGCGTCGGTGGCGCGGGCCATCGCGGCCGCCAACGACGCCCGGGTCGACCTGCTGCGGGTCGTCGAGAGCGCGGGCGAGGAACCGGCGGCCCGCGACCTGCTCGCGGCGGCGGCCGACTCGTTCGCGGGCGTCGAGGTCGAGACGGAGATTCGCGAGGGCGACGTCGCCGAGGAGATCGTCGCGGCCTCGCGGTCCCGCGACGTGACGGTCATCGGCGCGACCCGGACCGGCGCCCTCCGGCGGCGGGTCGTGGGGTCGACGCCCCAGGCTGTCGGGCGGCGCGCCGAGGGGACCGTCATCATGGCGCGGAAGGGCGGCGGGTCGCTGGTGTCGCGGCTGTTGCGGTTGTAG
- a CDS encoding zinc-ribbon domain-containing protein, producing the protein MGVIATVKDLLGASTGSSGSETRADERSKGAYWCHDCGERVRDVAVEGDSAPDCPDCGDEMAFERFPDSGGCAC; encoded by the coding sequence ATGGGTGTGATTGCCACAGTCAAGGACCTGCTCGGGGCGTCGACCGGATCGTCGGGTTCGGAGACGAGGGCCGACGAGCGGTCGAAGGGCGCCTACTGGTGTCACGACTGCGGCGAGCGCGTCCGCGACGTCGCCGTCGAGGGCGACTCGGCCCCGGACTGTCCGGACTGCGGCGACGAGATGGCGTTCGAGCGCTTCCCCGACTCCGGAGGGTGCGCCTGCTGA
- the upp gene encoding uracil phosphoribosyltransferase translates to MTIEDRGDAKLLTHALAQDTLSKIRDVETEQVGFRKGLVKLGRICGYEIIDGAMETEYVQIETPLTETTGERVKGLDDVVIINVLRAATPFVEGLLKAFPRAKQGVISAGRDEAAGRDDDGTFPITIDYVKLPEIREQDTVIVADPMLATGSTMCAVLDEVLDEQPNPEDLFVLSAVSAPEGLLRVGEEFEAADLLTVAIDDRLNDEGFIVPGLGDAGDRAFRTK, encoded by the coding sequence ATGACCATCGAAGACCGCGGGGACGCCAAGCTCCTCACCCACGCGCTTGCGCAGGACACCCTCTCGAAGATCCGTGACGTCGAGACCGAACAGGTCGGCTTCCGGAAAGGGCTGGTCAAGCTCGGCCGCATCTGCGGCTACGAGATCATCGACGGCGCGATGGAGACCGAGTACGTCCAGATAGAGACGCCGCTGACCGAGACCACCGGCGAGCGCGTCAAGGGGCTCGACGACGTGGTAATCATCAACGTGCTCCGGGCCGCGACCCCCTTCGTCGAGGGGCTGCTGAAGGCGTTCCCCCGGGCCAAGCAGGGCGTCATCAGCGCGGGCCGCGACGAGGCGGCCGGCCGCGACGACGACGGCACCTTCCCCATCACCATCGACTACGTGAAGCTGCCCGAGATCCGCGAGCAGGACACCGTCATCGTGGCGGACCCGATGCTCGCCACCGGGTCGACGATGTGCGCGGTGCTCGACGAGGTGCTCGACGAGCAGCCCAACCCCGAGGACCTCTTCGTGCTCTCGGCGGTCAGCGCGCCCGAGGGCCTGCTCCGGGTCGGCGAGGAGTTCGAGGCGGCCGACCTGCTGACGGTCGCCATCGACGACCGCCTCAACGACGAGGGGTTCATCGTGCCCGGCCTCGGCGACGCCGGCGACCGGGCGTTCCGGACGAAATAA
- a CDS encoding SRPBCC family protein, translated as MREVEVSAFVPASPAAVERALTPETVIEYEGSFAVKDVEETDEGTTVTAGATGLTMRLDFEERADGLYYSQRGDEGPFDAMETTLSVESEDEGSRVTARSAVSLGLPVPAVSDRVAAWKRRGELRRALDALAEDV; from the coding sequence ATGCGCGAAGTGGAAGTGTCGGCGTTCGTGCCCGCCTCGCCCGCGGCGGTCGAGCGCGCGCTCACGCCGGAGACCGTGATCGAGTACGAGGGGAGCTTCGCCGTGAAGGACGTCGAGGAGACCGACGAGGGGACCACGGTGACCGCCGGCGCGACCGGGCTGACGATGCGGCTCGACTTCGAGGAGCGCGCCGACGGACTGTACTACAGCCAGCGCGGCGACGAGGGACCGTTCGACGCGATGGAGACGACTCTCTCGGTCGAGTCCGAGGACGAGGGGAGCCGCGTGACGGCGCGCTCGGCGGTGAGCCTCGGTCTCCCGGTGCCCGCGGTCTCCGACCGCGTCGCCGCGTGGAAGCGCCGGGGCGAGCTCCGGCGGGCGCTCGACGCGCTGGCCGAGGACGTCTGA
- a CDS encoding S9 family peptidase — protein METVRASDYRDVAQVEEPRVSPDGERVAFVRKVPESDEEYEATVYVVPVGGDEPRQFTVSEGVDSQPRWSPSGDRLAFVSTRGADDDRPQLWVMPTDGGEARRVTDVVGGVSTISWSPDGSRIAFVQQATEADREEDRDLGLDGEEYEPEAPDPRVVDRLVYRAGERYFDGRRSHVYVVDLGSEEDDISRLTDGDYDHLEPEWADESTLYYGARRTGDPDDNIVIDVVEYDLDADEETGTVVQTTGWTPMLAAAGDGRLAYAYTPEENATLRQTEIKVLDPETGDVTTPTEPLNRTLSVDMSVQWGPNEEDVYFLTPDEGEVAVWRAPGDASADPERVVADGTVEDAGVGPDKLAFVRSEWDHPGDVFVSTLGGAESRRLTRVNRDYLDDRAVAQPEEIRFENGAGDEIQGWVLTPPDFDPDETYPLAVEIHGGPHAMWSTSGTMWHEFQLLAARGYVVFWSNPRGSTGYGEEFMAALGGGRWGPVAYEDIMAGVDEVASREYVDEDDLFVTGGSYGGYMTTWIVGHTDRFAGAVSQRGVYELNSFYGSTDAFKLIEWDFDTTPSEDAAFLWEQSPAAYADAVDTPTLLLHADDDYRVPVNNGEMLYLLYKKNGVETRLVRYPREGHELSRSGEPGHVVDRLERIVRWFDGYSDHHDAPKALERGDEGLSASEEDEGAESGDESEEDESEEESGDAAADGE, from the coding sequence ATGGAAACGGTTCGCGCGAGCGACTACCGCGACGTCGCGCAGGTCGAGGAGCCGCGAGTCTCGCCCGACGGCGAGCGGGTGGCGTTCGTCCGCAAGGTGCCCGAGAGCGACGAGGAGTACGAGGCGACGGTCTACGTCGTCCCGGTGGGCGGCGACGAGCCCCGACAGTTCACCGTGAGCGAGGGCGTCGACAGCCAGCCCCGGTGGAGTCCGAGCGGCGACCGCCTGGCGTTCGTCAGCACCCGCGGCGCCGACGACGACCGACCCCAGCTGTGGGTCATGCCGACCGACGGCGGGGAGGCCCGGCGGGTGACCGACGTGGTCGGCGGCGTCTCGACCATCTCGTGGTCGCCCGACGGGAGCCGGATCGCGTTCGTCCAGCAGGCCACCGAGGCGGACCGCGAGGAGGACCGGGACCTCGGCCTCGACGGCGAGGAGTACGAGCCCGAGGCGCCCGACCCCCGCGTCGTCGACCGGCTGGTCTACCGGGCGGGCGAGCGGTACTTCGACGGCCGACGTTCGCACGTCTACGTCGTCGACCTCGGGAGCGAGGAAGACGATATCTCGCGACTCACCGACGGCGACTACGACCACCTCGAACCCGAGTGGGCCGACGAGTCGACGCTGTACTACGGCGCGCGCCGGACCGGCGACCCCGACGACAACATCGTCATCGACGTGGTCGAGTACGACCTCGACGCCGACGAGGAGACCGGCACGGTCGTCCAGACCACCGGGTGGACGCCGATGCTCGCGGCCGCGGGCGACGGGCGACTCGCCTACGCCTACACGCCCGAGGAGAACGCGACGCTTCGCCAGACCGAGATCAAGGTGCTCGACCCCGAGACCGGCGACGTGACGACGCCGACTGAGCCGCTGAACCGGACCCTCTCGGTGGACATGTCGGTCCAGTGGGGACCGAACGAGGAGGACGTCTACTTCCTGACGCCCGACGAGGGCGAGGTCGCGGTCTGGCGGGCGCCGGGCGACGCGAGCGCCGACCCCGAGCGCGTGGTCGCGGACGGGACGGTCGAGGACGCCGGCGTCGGCCCCGACAAGCTGGCGTTCGTCCGGTCGGAGTGGGACCACCCCGGCGACGTGTTCGTCTCGACGCTCGGCGGCGCGGAGAGCCGGCGGCTCACCAGGGTCAACCGCGACTACCTCGACGACCGCGCGGTCGCCCAGCCCGAGGAGATACGGTTCGAGAACGGAGCGGGCGACGAGATCCAGGGCTGGGTGCTGACGCCGCCCGATTTCGACCCCGACGAGACGTACCCGCTCGCGGTCGAGATCCACGGCGGCCCCCACGCGATGTGGTCGACCAGCGGGACGATGTGGCACGAGTTCCAGTTGCTCGCCGCACGGGGCTACGTCGTCTTCTGGTCGAACCCGCGAGGGTCGACCGGCTACGGCGAGGAGTTCATGGCGGCGCTCGGCGGCGGACGGTGGGGCCCGGTCGCCTACGAGGACATCATGGCCGGCGTCGACGAGGTGGCGAGCCGCGAGTACGTCGACGAGGACGACCTGTTCGTCACGGGCGGGAGCTACGGCGGCTACATGACGACCTGGATCGTCGGCCACACCGACCGGTTCGCGGGCGCGGTCAGCCAGCGCGGCGTCTACGAACTCAACAGCTTCTACGGGTCGACCGACGCGTTCAAGCTCATCGAGTGGGACTTCGACACCACCCCGTCGGAGGACGCCGCGTTCCTCTGGGAGCAGTCGCCGGCGGCCTACGCCGACGCGGTCGACACCCCGACGCTGCTGCTGCACGCCGACGACGACTACCGCGTGCCGGTGAACAACGGCGAGATGCTCTACCTGCTGTACAAGAAGAACGGCGTCGAGACGCGGCTGGTGCGGTACCCCCGCGAGGGCCACGAGCTCTCGCGGAGCGGCGAGCCCGGCCACGTCGTCGACCGGCTCGAGCGCATCGTCCGGTGGTTCGACGGCTACTCGGACCACCACGACGCCCCGAAAGCGCTGGAGCGCGGCGACGAGGGGCTGTCGGCGAGCGAGGAAGACGAGGGGGCCGAGAGCGGAGACGAAAGCGAGGAGGACGAGAGCGAGGAAGAAAGCGGGGACGCTGCGGCGGACGGCGAGTAG
- a CDS encoding DUF7569 family protein codes for MTDDEDPCNDCGDPVSDALARTVRLTVDRSQIDSQRLCPECFADWIDRYESEMQPDDHPAVGDPDADIIVD; via the coding sequence ATGACCGACGACGAGGACCCCTGCAACGACTGCGGCGACCCCGTGTCGGACGCGCTGGCCCGCACGGTCCGGCTGACCGTCGACCGCTCGCAGATCGACAGCCAGCGGCTCTGCCCCGAGTGCTTCGCCGACTGGATCGACCGCTACGAGTCCGAGATGCAGCCCGACGACCACCCGGCCGTGGGCGACCCCGACGCGGACATCATCGTGGACTGA